From one Lysinibacillus sp. G4S2 genomic stretch:
- a CDS encoding DUF3784 domain-containing protein, producing the protein MIGGFIICIVLAFIIIFMGYQIHIKKKLWLIAGYQEDSFIGDKEKLAKLSGIFSYIVGIATFLLPFGLEFLGDISGIIYAVFICVGTVAILVWTHIINKPI; encoded by the coding sequence GTGATTGGTGGATTTATTATTTGTATTGTTCTTGCTTTCATTATTATTTTCATGGGTTATCAAATTCATATTAAAAAGAAACTGTGGCTCATTGCAGGTTACCAAGAAGACAGTTTTATTGGTGATAAAGAAAAACTGGCTAAGCTCTCCGGGATTTTCTCTTACATAGTAGGTATTGCTACTTTTCTTTTACCTTTTGGACTAGAATTTTTGGGTGACATTAGCGGTATTATCTATGCCGTTTTCATATGTGTTGGTACAGTGGCAATTTTAGTGTGGACACACATTATTAATAAACCTATTTAA
- a CDS encoding YjdF family protein, with the protein MKLTICYDGQFYIGLIENISENKYKAYRYIFGKEPKDQEVFDFVNTNLLDFIKNNDKHSGIPIQQNKVKKINPKRLQRKVAKELKKPSISSKAEEALKAEFELRKKEKSVTCKRLKEERKSYIRNIKVQKSKDKHKGR; encoded by the coding sequence ATGAAACTAACCATTTGTTATGATGGACAATTTTATATAGGGCTAATAGAAAACATTTCCGAAAACAAATACAAAGCATACCGGTATATTTTTGGAAAAGAACCTAAAGATCAAGAAGTCTTTGATTTTGTAAATACGAATTTGTTGGATTTTATCAAAAATAATGATAAACATAGTGGAATACCTATCCAACAAAATAAAGTAAAAAAAATCAACCCAAAAAGACTTCAAAGAAAAGTAGCTAAAGAACTTAAGAAGCCTAGTATTTCTTCTAAAGCTGAAGAAGCTCTTAAAGCTGAATTTGAGCTTAGGAAAAAAGAAAAATCAGTTACCTGCAAACGACTTAAAGAAGAACGAAAAAGTTATATTAGAAATATCAAAGTTCAAAAGTCTAAAGATAAACATAAAGGTAGGTAA
- a CDS encoding NUDIX domain-containing protein, giving the protein MNNQVYANWSGHHVKLTWLPQKKIDNYSKVTSVHGVCFFKGNVLLVHVSGRGFNLPGGHIEKGETPEDALHREAFEEGYVKGPINYIGAIEVSHEENPLFNADGKYPLIGYQMFYRMDIQKCLPFLREHETISRIWVEPEEVSYVINDHEISQLIIQEALRSKLSCPKD; this is encoded by the coding sequence ATGAACAATCAAGTTTATGCGAACTGGAGCGGGCATCATGTTAAACTAACTTGGCTCCCACAAAAGAAAATAGACAATTACAGCAAAGTAACAAGTGTACATGGCGTTTGTTTTTTTAAAGGGAATGTTTTGCTGGTCCATGTAAGTGGTAGAGGTTTTAACTTACCTGGAGGTCATATAGAGAAAGGAGAAACACCTGAAGATGCATTGCATAGAGAGGCATTTGAAGAAGGTTATGTAAAGGGTCCTATCAATTATATTGGAGCAATTGAAGTCAGTCACGAAGAGAATCCTTTATTTAATGCTGATGGTAAGTACCCCCTAATAGGATATCAAATGTTTTATAGGATGGATATTCAAAAGTGCCTCCCTTTTCTTCGAGAACATGAAACGATTTCACGCATTTGGGTTGAACCCGAAGAAGTATCTTATGTCATCAATGACCATGAGATTTCACAATTAATCATACAAGAAGCTTTAAGGAGCAAACTTTCTTGCCCTAAAGATTAG
- a CDS encoding amino acid racemase, which translates to MIGILAGMGPKSTGPFVDKVVDQCQKLYGAINDIDFPHMMIYSCPTPFYIDKPLNHMDMEMAIINGARRLEKTGVDFIAVPCNTAHIYFNQIKKSVSVPLLNMIDETIKEIPKNSKKVALLATNPTVQSGIFQDALVREGYDFLHQDRWQTCINQIIAKIKQGQINESLQLWDEFYSELAETIDTAIIACTDLNVVTAKKSNEISFVDSSTCLAQAVVHKYLSLMDRV; encoded by the coding sequence ATGATTGGAATTTTAGCAGGAATGGGTCCAAAATCTACTGGGCCATTTGTAGATAAAGTTGTAGACCAGTGCCAAAAATTATATGGGGCAATAAATGACATTGATTTCCCTCACATGATGATTTATTCATGTCCAACGCCTTTCTATATTGATAAACCTCTCAACCATATGGACATGGAAATGGCAATTATTAATGGTGCTCGCAGACTTGAAAAAACAGGTGTTGATTTTATTGCCGTCCCATGTAATACGGCACATATCTATTTTAACCAAATTAAAAAATCAGTTTCAGTTCCCCTATTAAACATGATTGATGAAACAATAAAGGAAATACCAAAAAACTCAAAAAAGGTAGCTCTTTTAGCCACCAATCCAACGGTTCAGTCTGGAATATTTCAAGATGCTTTAGTTAGAGAAGGCTATGATTTTTTACATCAAGATCGTTGGCAAACTTGCATAAATCAAATAATAGCAAAGATAAAACAAGGGCAAATCAATGAATCCCTTCAATTATGGGATGAATTCTATTCAGAATTAGCTGAAACGATTGATACCGCTATCATTGCATGTACAGATTTAAATGTTGTTACAGCTAAAAAATCCAATGAAATTTCCTTTGTTGATTCATCAACTTGTCTCGCTCAAGCCGTTGTACATAAATATTTATCATTAATGGACAGAGTTTAG
- a CDS encoding AraC family transcriptional regulator, whose product MKYEWVIQKTIEWIESHLHEQISADDIDEVTGFSKYHFHRIFQSSVGMSVSEYIRMRRLANAASTLLHTEERIIDIAFYYQFESQETFTRAFKKLYCLPPGQYRKVMKTMRRNKEELIMEEKIKGWFISGSHPYNYEIGIDQKNVHQGKASGYLKSKTVHAPDEFATMMQQFKADEFRGMRIKLSGFIKTNNVKQFTGLWMRVDSASEDMLQFDNMSDRPILGTNSWNQYSIVLDVPANSAIISFGILLTGKGEVWLDGLSIEVVDNDTPTTHITFENHLLEGPTNLSFEE is encoded by the coding sequence TTGAAATATGAATGGGTTATTCAAAAAACAATAGAATGGATTGAATCTCATTTACATGAGCAAATATCCGCTGATGACATTGACGAGGTTACAGGATTTTCAAAGTATCATTTTCACAGGATTTTTCAATCTTCTGTTGGTATGTCTGTCTCAGAATATATTCGAATGAGGAGACTTGCAAATGCGGCAAGTACACTTCTACATACTGAGGAAAGAATTATTGATATCGCATTCTATTATCAATTTGAGTCACAAGAAACCTTTACACGTGCATTCAAAAAATTGTACTGTTTGCCACCAGGGCAATACAGAAAAGTAATGAAAACTATGAGAAGAAATAAGGAGGAATTAATAATGGAAGAGAAAATTAAAGGCTGGTTTATTAGTGGTAGTCATCCTTATAATTACGAAATAGGAATAGATCAGAAAAATGTACATCAAGGAAAAGCATCGGGATATTTAAAATCAAAAACTGTTCACGCTCCAGATGAATTTGCAACAATGATGCAACAATTCAAGGCTGATGAATTTAGAGGTATGAGAATTAAACTCTCTGGGTTTATAAAAACTAATAATGTAAAACAATTCACAGGACTATGGATGCGAGTTGATAGTGCATCAGAGGATATGCTGCAATTCGATAATATGAGTGATAGGCCAATCTTAGGTACAAATAGTTGGAATCAATATTCTATCGTTCTTGATGTACCAGCAAACAGTGCAATAATATCGTTCGGTATTTTACTAACAGGAAAAGGGGAAGTTTGGCTGGATGGACTTAGTATTGAAGTAGTTGATAACGATACCCCTACAACCCATATTACTTTTGAGAACCATCTTTTAGAAGGTCCGACAAATTTATCTTTTGAAGAATAA